A section of the Virgibacillus sp. NKC19-3 genome encodes:
- a CDS encoding acetate kinase, with protein sequence MSNILAINAGSSSLKFQLIQMPEEEVSAKGLIERIGLNDSVFTLEVNDNEEEVVEDIPNHEVAVTKLLQGLKSSGVIESLDEVDAVGHRIVHGGEYFSDSVKLTDEVIQKIEKVSELAPLHNPANLTGIRAFKEILPNVPMVAVFDTAFHQTMPESSYLYSLPYEYYKDYGIRKYGFHGTSHKYVSQRAAELIGLPLNQLRLISCHLGNGASIAAIKDGESIDTSMGFTPLAGVTMGTRSGNIDPALIPYIMEKTGNSAEEVIDVLNKRSGMLALSGFSSDLRDIELQSGENDRAELALDVFAGRIHKYIGSYAAKMSGVDAIIFTAGVGENSTTIREKVLNGLEFMGIYWDPKLNQIRGREQFINYPHSPVKVIVIPTNEEVMIARDTVRLSS encoded by the coding sequence ATGAGTAATATACTAGCAATAAATGCAGGCAGTTCATCATTGAAATTTCAATTAATCCAAATGCCAGAAGAGGAAGTTTCAGCTAAAGGACTGATTGAACGAATTGGCTTGAATGATTCCGTGTTTACACTGGAAGTAAATGACAATGAAGAAGAAGTAGTAGAGGACATTCCTAATCACGAGGTTGCAGTAACAAAACTACTGCAGGGATTAAAGTCTTCCGGGGTAATTGAATCACTTGATGAGGTTGATGCAGTCGGACATCGCATTGTCCATGGTGGGGAGTACTTTAGCGATTCCGTAAAATTGACAGATGAAGTTATTCAAAAGATCGAAAAAGTTTCCGAATTAGCACCATTACACAATCCAGCAAATTTAACAGGTATTCGCGCATTTAAAGAAATCCTGCCAAATGTTCCAATGGTTGCGGTGTTTGATACGGCATTTCATCAAACAATGCCTGAATCATCCTATTTATACAGTTTACCATATGAATATTATAAGGATTATGGCATTCGTAAATACGGGTTTCATGGGACGTCCCATAAATATGTATCTCAGCGTGCAGCAGAACTCATTGGTCTCCCATTAAATCAACTACGATTAATCTCATGTCATTTAGGAAATGGGGCTAGTATTGCTGCAATCAAGGATGGAGAATCGATCGATACATCTATGGGCTTCACTCCATTAGCGGGGGTCACAATGGGGACGCGCTCCGGAAATATAGATCCGGCCTTGATTCCATATATTATGGAAAAGACAGGCAACTCTGCTGAAGAAGTAATCGATGTGCTTAACAAAAGGAGTGGAATGCTCGCATTGTCCGGATTCTCGAGTGATCTGCGCGATATTGAATTGCAATCCGGGGAAAATGATCGGGCAGAACTTGCATTGGATGTTTTTGCAGGTAGAATCCATAAATATATCGGATCCTACGCTGCCAAAATGTCAGGTGTTGATGCCATTATCTTCACAGCAGGTGTTGGTGAAAATAGTACCACGATTCGAGAAAAGGTATTAAATGGGTTGGAATTTATGGGGATCTACTGGGATCCCAAATTAAATCAAATCCGAGGAAGAGAGCAATTCATTAATTACCCGCATTCGCCAGTCAAAGTCATTGTAATCCCAACGAATGAAGAGGTAATGATAGCAAGAGATACAGTAAGATTGTCCTCATAA
- a CDS encoding class I SAM-dependent methyltransferase has product MEKSNVEMLYEWLDQTVEIIQKHEEESYLDSLTTTMEVLFYQDVPKAMDDILSYKVQNALKEVDFGGYKVEDIRKGIQLAILKGMKDSTQQQHLMTPETVALLVGYFAEKITVGKKKVSLFDPVSGTANLLTTVMNQLDRQVVEAYAGEVDPTLIQLGMLNANLQQKEIEFFHQDSLRPFLLDPVDLVVADLPVGYYPDDIRANDFELKADEGHSYSHHLFIEQALNYTNTGGYLIFVIPDFLFNSDQSDKLHSFMQQYAHIVGVVRLPESAFKSEKNMKSILILQKAGEGTSAPKQPLLVQMPSFKNTAAMSDILEQMNTWFSKYNNRELNNDE; this is encoded by the coding sequence ATGGAGAAATCAAATGTGGAAATGTTATATGAGTGGTTAGATCAGACAGTAGAAATAATACAAAAGCATGAAGAGGAATCATACTTGGATAGCCTGACAACGACAATGGAAGTACTCTTTTATCAAGATGTTCCGAAAGCGATGGATGACATTTTATCCTATAAAGTACAAAATGCTTTAAAGGAAGTTGATTTTGGTGGGTATAAAGTAGAAGATATCCGTAAAGGAATCCAACTAGCTATACTGAAAGGTATGAAGGATTCGACGCAACAACAGCATTTAATGACTCCCGAAACGGTGGCATTATTAGTAGGGTATTTTGCAGAGAAAATAACAGTAGGCAAGAAAAAGGTAAGCCTTTTTGATCCTGTTAGTGGAACAGCCAACCTTCTCACTACAGTTATGAACCAGTTGGATAGGCAGGTAGTAGAAGCATATGCGGGAGAGGTAGATCCTACACTAATTCAGTTGGGTATGTTAAATGCTAATTTACAACAAAAAGAAATAGAATTCTTCCATCAGGATAGTTTGCGCCCCTTTTTACTGGATCCTGTAGATTTAGTAGTTGCCGATTTGCCGGTTGGCTATTATCCCGATGATATTAGGGCAAATGATTTTGAATTAAAAGCGGATGAAGGTCATTCGTATTCCCACCATTTGTTCATTGAACAAGCACTGAATTATACGAATACGGGTGGATATTTAATTTTTGTTATTCCTGATTTTCTATTTAACAGTGATCAGTCAGACAAGCTTCATAGCTTTATGCAACAATATGCGCATATTGTTGGTGTTGTGCGGTTACCTGAGAGTGCCTTTAAATCAGAAAAAAATATGAAAAGCATCCTAATTCTTCAAAAGGCAGGAGAAGGTACATCCGCGCCAAAACAACCATTGCTTGTACAAATGCCATCATTTAAAAATACTGCAGCAATGAGTGATATATTGGAACAAATGAATACGTGGTTTTCAAAGTATAACAACAGGGAGTTGAACAACGATGAGTAA
- the tpx gene encoding thiol peroxidase, with protein sequence MATITFNQEPVTLLGTEIQVGDQAQDFTVVSNDLKDVSLNDYKGKIKLISVVPSIDTGVCSEQTKRFNEEADKMDNVQVLTISMDLPFAQQRWCAANGIKKLDTLSDHRYADFGEKYGVLIKELRLLSRSIFVVDSNDNVTYVEYVNEVTNHPDYDAALKAAQAAK encoded by the coding sequence ATGGCTACTATTACATTCAATCAAGAACCTGTTACTCTGCTAGGGACAGAAATTCAAGTAGGTGATCAGGCACAAGACTTTACTGTTGTATCCAATGATTTGAAGGACGTTTCACTAAATGATTACAAAGGGAAGATAAAGTTAATTAGTGTCGTACCCTCTATTGATACAGGCGTTTGTTCAGAGCAAACGAAACGTTTTAATGAGGAAGCGGATAAAATGGATAATGTTCAAGTATTAACCATCAGCATGGATCTTCCTTTTGCTCAACAGCGCTGGTGTGCCGCCAATGGTATTAAAAAACTTGATACATTATCGGATCACCGATATGCAGACTTCGGTGAAAAATACGGGGTTTTAATCAAAGAATTACGTTTATTATCCAGATCGATCTTTGTTGTTGACTCCAATGATAACGTTACTTATGTGGAATATGTGAACGAGGTGACCAATCATCCCGATTATGATGCTGCTTTAAAGGCAGCTCAAGCGGCAAAATAA